The Jiangella sp. DSM 45060 genome contains the following window.
GCCGACCCCCTGCTCCTGGCCGGCAGCGCCGTCATCGTCGGCGGCGGGTTCACCGTGTTCGCGGCGGCCCGGTCGGACCTGGCCGACCTGTTCGTGGCGATGGGCGTGCTCGGCTTCGGCGTCGGCGGCTTCTCAGCCGCCATGCCCGGCGTCATCCTGGCCGTCACCCCCAAGCGAGAAACGTCGAGCGCCATGAGCTTCAACTACGTCGTCCGCAGCGTCGGGTACTCCCTGGGCAGCGCCATCGGCGGCCTGATCCTCGCCGCGGGCACCGGCCCCGGCCATCTCTTCCCCGACGCCAGCGCCTACACCACCGCGGCGCTGGTCGGCATCGGCGCGATGGCGATCACGACGCTGACAAGCCTCGCTCTCGCCCGACGACGCTCGTCCGAGACCAACCCGTAAGTCAGATGCACTCATCTCAACACTGGAGGTTCCATGCCCAAGGGCTACTGGGTCAGCGTCTAGCCCGCCATTTCCGACCCCGAGGGGCTGACCGACTACAACGAGCTGGCGGGTCTGGCCGTCCGGGCCGGGGGCGGGCGCGTCCTGTCCAATTTCGGTCGAGTCGTCGCCCACGAGGCCGGAATCACCGAACGCGTCGTTCTGATCGAGTTCGACAGCTTTGAACAGGCGGTCGCGGCATACGAGAGCGAGGCATACCAGAAGGCGCTGGTGGCTCTCCCCGACGGCTTCGAGCGCGACTTCCGCATCGTCGAAGGCATCGACTGACCGAGGTCCAGCGTCCCGAAGAAGCCGCCGAGCTGCGCCGCGCCAACCGCGACCTTCCAGGCAAGGGATGGGGCTGGATCTCCCTGGAAGCGGCCACGCCCCACGCCGGCGGCGAGTGGACCATCACCGGAAAGGCCCGAGACGACCGGCCGCTGAAGCAACGCGAGATCGGCGACGTCCGTAAGATCCCGTCGCCGCCAGAACTCGGGGACGGCCGGAGAGACGAAAGCGCCCCTCACCCGGCGTTTCCGCAGGTGAGGGGCGCTTCTCTGTAGCCCCGACGGGATTCGAACCCGCGCTACCGCCTTGAGAGGGCGGCGTGCTAGGCCGCTACACAACGGGGCCGTTGCGACCGAGGTCGCGAGGTGAAACTGTACCCGAGCCTTGCTCCGACTCCAAACCGGCTGGAGATCGTCGCGAGGCCGTGCCGGGCGCTGGGGTACCAGGACTCGAACCTAGACTAACTGAACCAGAATCAGTCGTGCTGCCAATTACACCATACCCCACTGGATCGGGCGGGTATCCCGCTCGACCGCCCGGTAAGGATAGCGGTCGGAGGGGGTCCGATCCAAACCGGCTGGACGGCCGCGCCGCAGCTCAGCGAGACGTGGGGAACATCACCACGAAACGGGCGGCGACGCGGCCGAAGGCTGGTCAGCCGATGCGGGCGAGGGCGGCGTCGAGGCGGGTGAGGGTGCGGTCGCGGCCGAGCAGCTCCAGCGACTCGAACAGCGGCGGCGACACCCGGCGCCCGGTGACGGCGACGCGGACGGGGCCGAAGGCGTGCTTGGGCTTCAGGCCCAGCTCGTCGACGAGCGCCGAGCGCAGCCCCGCCTCGATCGTCTCCGTCGACCACTTCTCCAGCGACGCCAGCCGGTCGCGGGCGGCGAGCAGCACCGGCCGCGCGGCGTCCGTCAGCACCTTGCCGACGGCGTCCTCGTCGAACGCGACGGCGCCGGGGGCGAACAGGAAGCCGAGCATGCCGACCGCTTCGTCGAGCACCGTCATGCGCTCCTGGACGAGCGGGGTGGCGGCGCGCAGCAGCTCCAGCGAGGCGTCCGGCACGGGAGCCGGCAGCACCCCGGCCGCCTGCAGGTACGGCACCATCCGGTCGGCGAGGTCGTCAGAGGACAGCCGGCGCAGCCAGACGCCGTTGATGGCCTCGGCCTTCTTGAGGTCGAACCGGGCCGACGCGGAGTTGACGCGGGTGACGTCGAAGGCGGCGGCCATCTCGTCCATGGAGAAGACCTCGACGTCGTCGCCGATGGACCAGCCGAGCAGGGCGAGGTAGTTGAGCAGGCCCTCGGGCAGGAACCCGCGGTCGCGGTAGAGCTGCAGCGACGACTCCGGGTCGCGCTTGGACAGCTTGCGGTTGCCCTCGCCCGTGACCAGCGGCAGGTGCCCGAACCGCGGCAGCGGCCCGGACGCGAACCCGATGTCGCGCAGCGCCTGGTGCAGGACGAGCTGGCGCGGCGTCGACGACAGCAGGTCCTCGCCGCGCAGCACGTGCGTGATGCCCATCAGCGCGTCGTCGACCGGGTTGACCAGCGGGTAGAGCGGCCGGCCGTTGGCGCGGACGATGACGTAGTCGAACAGGTTGAACCGGTCGACGGTGATCTCGCCGCGGATGAGGTCGACGAACGTGACGTCCTGGTCGGGCATGCGCAGCCGCAGGACAGGCATGCGGCCCTCGTCGACGAACGCGGCGATCTCGGCGTCGGACAGCGACCGGCACTTGCCGTCGTACCCGCTCGGCTTCCCGGCCGCCCGGGCCGCCTCGCGCCGCTCGTCCAGCTCCTCGGGCGTGCAGTAGCAGTGGTACGCGTGCCCGGTCTCGCGCAGCCGCTCCGCCGCGGACGCGTAGATCTCGTGCCGCAGCGACTGCCGGTACGGCGCATACGGGCCGTCGACGTCGGGCCCCTCGTCCCAGTGCAGCCCGAGCCAGCGCAGCGCCTCGAGCATCGCCTCGTACGACTCCTCGCTGTCGCGCGCGGCGTCGGTGTCCTCGATGCGGAACACGAACGTGCCGCCGAAGTGACGCGAGAAGGCCGAGTTGTAGAGGGCGGTGCGGATCACGCCCACGTGCGGGTTGCCCGTGGGGGACGGGGAGAAGCGCACGCGGACGTCGGCCGGCGCGACGTCGCCGAGCACCAGAGCGTCCGACGAGCCGGAGCCGTCAGTCACAGCAGATCACCTTTGGTTTCGGGGAGGAACGGATGGACGGCAGGCTACCGTCAGTCGGCGGCGACGACGGGGTTGGCCAGCACGCCGATCCCCTCGACGGTGACGGCGACGTGGTCGCCCGCCGTGATTGGCCCGACGCCCGCCGGCGTGCCGGTGAGGATGACGTCGCCGGGCAGCAGCGTGAACGCCGCGCTGATGTATTCGATGAGCGTCGCGACGTCGAAGATCAGCTGCGACGTGCGGCCGTGCTGGCGCTCCTCGCCGCCGACGCGGCAGCGCACCGCGAGGTCGGCCGGGTCGAGGTCGGTCTCGATCCACGGCCCGAGCGGGCAGAACGTGTCGAAGCCCTTGGCCCGGGCCCACTGGTTGTCCGTCTTCTGCAGGTCGCGCGCGGTGACGTCGTTGCCGCAGGTGTAGCCGAAGATCACCTCGGACACGCGGTCGCGCGGCACAGACTTCGCGATGCGCCCGATGACGACGGCCAGCTCGGCCTCGTGGTGCACATTGCTCGACTGCGGCGGCAGCACGATCGGCTCGTCCGGCCCGATGACGGACGTGTTCGGCTTGAGGAACAGCAGCGGCTGCTCGGGCAGCGGATTGGACATCTCGGCGGCGTGGTCGGCGTAGTTGCGCCCGACGCCGATGACCTTGCTGCGCGGGATGACCGGCGCCAGCAGCCGCACGTCCTCGAGCGCCAGCTTCTCGCCGGTCAGCTGCGGCGTCCGGTAGAGCGGGTCGCCTTCGAGGACCGCGATGACGGTCGCTCCGCTGTCGTCCTGTCCCACCGCTCCGAAGCGTGGGTCGTCCCCGGTCGTGAACCTCGCGATACGCACGTGGGTGAGGGTATCTCGACCGGGCACACACCCCTGGGGATCCTGGTGGTGGTGGCGTCGAGGAGCCGGTCGATCGGGCCGGCCGTTGTGGCCGGTATGTGGCCACAAGTGGAGCTAGCCTGCTGGCATGTCCGCCGGCACCGGCACCCGAGCGCTCGAACTCACGGATGAAGGACACGCGGATGCCGAAGTCTGACCCGCCGGCCGTTCGGCTGGTGACCGATCAGGAGCGTCGCACCCGAATCGGCGTCAGGCAGGCTCTCGCCGGATCGTCGAGGGTTCGCACCCCCGAAGACGCGGCCCGATCGGTCGTCTGCCTGCACGCGACCGACCCGCCGAGCGTGCACCTGTCGTGCTGGGCGCGCAGCGACACACTGAGCATCGATGACGTGGAGCGGGCGCTCTACGAGACCCGGTCGCTGGTGCGGCAGCAGTCCATGCGCGAGACGATCTTCGTGTTCCCCCGCGATCTCGTCCCGGCCGTGTGGGGCAGCGCCGCCGCGCGCGTCGCCGCCGTGTCCCGCAAGCGGCTCATCAGGGACCTCGAACGCTGGGGCACCGTGCCGGAAGGGGACGGCGCCGCCTGGCTCCAAGGCGCTGCGAACGCCGTCCTGGCTCACCTCGCCGACGGGGTGCCGCGCTCCTCGAAGCAACTGCGCGAGGAGGTGCCGGAGGCCGGCGGGTTCATCGTGCCGTTCCCCGACAAGACCTGGGGCGGCAAGGTGGCGATCGCGCCGAGACTGCTGGCCCAGCTCAGCATGGACGGTGTGGTCGCTCGGGCCGGCAACGCGGGAGCGTGGTACACGAGCCGGCCATTGTGGACGACGACCGAGGCCTGGTGGGGCGGTGACGTTCCCCACGCACTCGAATCGCGACAGGGCTATGCCGAGCTGGTGAACCGGTGGCTGTGGTCCTACGGTCCAGGCACGGTCGAGGACATCACCTGGTGGCTCGGCAGCACCAAGGCGACGGTGGGCACGGCCCTTCAGGATCTCGGCGCGCGGAAGGTG
Protein-coding sequences here:
- a CDS encoding winged helix DNA-binding domain-containing protein; this translates as MKDTRMPKSDPPAVRLVTDQERRTRIGVRQALAGSSRVRTPEDAARSVVCLHATDPPSVHLSCWARSDTLSIDDVERALYETRSLVRQQSMRETIFVFPRDLVPAVWGSAAARVAAVSRKRLIRDLERWGTVPEGDGAAWLQGAANAVLAHLADGVPRSSKQLREEVPEAGGFIVPFPDKTWGGKVAIAPRLLAQLSMDGVVARAGNAGAWYTSRPLWTTTEAWWGGDVPHALESRQGYAELVNRWLWSYGPGTVEDITWWLGSTKATVGTALQDLGARKVTLENGSIGWLRHDDLDPVDDPEPWVALLPLLDPTIMGWKERDFFLGPHGPQLFDSAGNAGTTAWVDGRVVGVWVQDAEGVVQLRLLEEITAPARDALHAEARRLTESLDGQRVFTVYPSPAMQPGPQRDQRAGQV
- a CDS encoding DUF1330 domain-containing protein; its protein translation is MSDPEGLTDYNELAGLAVRAGGGRVLSNFGRVVAHEAGITERVVLIEFDSFEQAVAAYESEAYQKALVALPDGFERDFRIVEGID
- a CDS encoding fumarylacetoacetate hydrolase family protein, which codes for MRIARFTTGDDPRFGAVGQDDSGATVIAVLEGDPLYRTPQLTGEKLALEDVRLLAPVIPRSKVIGVGRNYADHAAEMSNPLPEQPLLFLKPNTSVIGPDEPIVLPPQSSNVHHEAELAVVIGRIAKSVPRDRVSEVIFGYTCGNDVTARDLQKTDNQWARAKGFDTFCPLGPWIETDLDPADLAVRCRVGGEERQHGRTSQLIFDVATLIEYISAAFTLLPGDVILTGTPAGVGPITAGDHVAVTVEGIGVLANPVVAAD
- the gltX gene encoding glutamate--tRNA ligase, yielding MTDGSGSSDALVLGDVAPADVRVRFSPSPTGNPHVGVIRTALYNSAFSRHFGGTFVFRIEDTDAARDSEESYEAMLEALRWLGLHWDEGPDVDGPYAPYRQSLRHEIYASAAERLRETGHAYHCYCTPEELDERREAARAAGKPSGYDGKCRSLSDAEIAAFVDEGRMPVLRLRMPDQDVTFVDLIRGEITVDRFNLFDYVIVRANGRPLYPLVNPVDDALMGITHVLRGEDLLSSTPRQLVLHQALRDIGFASGPLPRFGHLPLVTGEGNRKLSKRDPESSLQLYRDRGFLPEGLLNYLALLGWSIGDDVEVFSMDEMAAAFDVTRVNSASARFDLKKAEAINGVWLRRLSSDDLADRMVPYLQAAGVLPAPVPDASLELLRAATPLVQERMTVLDEAVGMLGFLFAPGAVAFDEDAVGKVLTDAARPVLLAARDRLASLEKWSTETIEAGLRSALVDELGLKPKHAFGPVRVAVTGRRVSPPLFESLELLGRDRTLTRLDAALARIG